The Sphingomonas hankookensis sequence CGTACCGTGGGGGTCGGGGCACCGGATGGATGCCTTCGCCGGCGTCCCTGTCCCGGGTCATGTCGTGGAGACTGCGGCATCGCCGTCATCCCGGACGCGACCCGGGTCGCGCTGCATGCCGGAGCGTCGCGAACGGGCGCGTGTCGCTCGCCTTCAAACGGTCGGGCGTGGGAAGGGATGCGCGGGCGGCCCCAACGATGCGAGCCGTGCGGCGGTCGCCGGCGCGATCCGTTCCTTCAATCCCGAACCCCCGGCGCCCGTCGGACCGAATCGGGCAAAATACGGCCGGATGAGATCATAGCCGCGCGAATCGCCCGATTGAAAATGGCGGAATATCCAATAGGCGATCAGATCGGCCATCTGGATCAGGCGCGACGCCTTGGAGTCGAGGAAGAGCGGCACCTCGGCGAAGTTCCGCAACTGGCCGCTGGCATGACCGACATGCTTGAAGACATGCGACAGCGACTGGATCTTCTCTTCGTAATTGCTCTTGTCGAGGATCACGATCCCCCGTTGCGGATTTCCCTGCTGGTACAGCGATCGCAGATAGCCGTCGAAACAGGTCGCGACGTCCTCGAACGCCGTCGCCAGAATGTCCTCCGGGTTCATCAGCGCCTTTTCGATGACGCAGGCGT is a genomic window containing:
- a CDS encoding DUF3800 domain-containing protein, whose amino-acid sequence is MHLLYLDESGHAHDPSTQFFVLAGFSVFERQTHWLEGQIDPVAARFSATDPRSIEFHGSPMRGGQGDWKGVPPQDRVQAVVDILNLLSDRQLKLRVYACVIEKALMNPEDILATAFEDVATCFDGYLRSLYQQGNPQRGIVILDKSNYEEKIQSLSHVFKHVGHASGQLRNFAEVPLFLDSKASRLIQMADLIAYWIFRHFQSGDSRGYDLIRPYFARFGPTGAGGSGLKERIAPATAARLASLGPPAHPFPRPTV